The proteins below are encoded in one region of Aeromonas veronii:
- the pomA gene encoding flagellar motor protein PomA, whose protein sequence is MDLGSLIGIVLGFGVVIYGMLLGGPVTMYVDMPSVYITILGSLFICMMKFNLNQFFMAFKVAGKAFMYKGDKLDDLIAKAVELADAARKGGFLALEAAEIPNAFMKKGIDMLVDGHDADVVRAVMEKDIDLTSERHVTAIKVFRSLGDLGPAMGMIGTLVGLVAMLANMSDPKSIGPAMAVALLTTLYGAIEANMIAIPIADKLELRSGEERLSRTLILDAIMGIQDGQNPRVIQAMLQNYLHQSKRNNGIE, encoded by the coding sequence GTGGATTTAGGCAGTCTGATAGGCATAGTGCTGGGCTTTGGCGTCGTCATCTATGGCATGTTGTTGGGCGGTCCGGTGACCATGTATGTGGATATGCCGTCGGTCTATATCACCATATTGGGCTCCCTGTTCATCTGCATGATGAAGTTCAACCTCAACCAGTTTTTCATGGCCTTCAAGGTGGCGGGCAAAGCCTTCATGTATAAGGGGGACAAGCTTGATGACCTCATCGCCAAGGCTGTCGAACTGGCCGATGCCGCGCGCAAGGGCGGTTTCCTGGCCCTGGAGGCGGCGGAGATCCCCAATGCCTTCATGAAGAAGGGCATCGACATGCTGGTGGATGGTCACGACGCCGATGTGGTGCGGGCCGTGATGGAAAAGGACATCGACCTGACCTCTGAACGTCATGTCACCGCCATCAAGGTGTTTCGCTCCCTCGGGGATCTGGGGCCGGCCATGGGCATGATAGGTACCCTGGTGGGGCTGGTGGCCATGCTGGCCAACATGAGCGATCCCAAGTCCATCGGTCCGGCCATGGCGGTGGCCTTGCTGACCACCCTCTATGGCGCCATCGAGGCCAACATGATCGCCATTCCCATCGCCGACAAGCTGGAACTGCGCAGCGGCGAGGAGCGGCTGAGCCGTACCCTGATCCTGGACGCCATCATGGGGATCCAGGACGGTCAGAATCCGCGGGTGATCCAGGCCATGCTGCAAAACTACCTGCACCAGTCCAAGCGCAATAACGGGATCGAGTAG
- the xseB gene encoding exodeoxyribonuclease VII small subunit, whose protein sequence is MASKKIDRLSFDATLEELETIVHQLEQGSLPLEEALKQFEQGIHLVRAGQQKLEQAEQKIQILLTQADGSEQAVPFAPEQGEE, encoded by the coding sequence ATGGCCAGTAAAAAAATCGACCGCCTGAGTTTTGACGCCACCCTGGAAGAGCTGGAAACCATAGTGCATCAGCTCGAACAAGGCTCACTCCCCCTCGAGGAGGCACTCAAGCAGTTTGAACAAGGCATTCACCTGGTACGGGCTGGCCAGCAGAAGCTGGAGCAGGCCGAACAGAAAATCCAGATCCTGCTGACCCAGGCCGACGGCAGCGAACAGGCGGTTCCCTTCGCCCCTGAGCAAGGAGAGGAGTGA
- the ispA gene encoding (2E,6E)-farnesyl diphosphate synthase, translating into MTLDDFTRLHRQRIDDCLSAQLDALPPMAPRLRDAMKYGLLLGGKRVRPFLVYAVGEMLGVPSERLDGPAAAVECIHAYSLLHDDLPAMDDDDLRRGQPTVHKAFDEGTAILAGDALQTLAFSILADHPLPETLLANRVRMLSTLARASGYLGMCGGQALDLEAESRRVSLAELEQVHRHKTGALIECAVTLGALCKEDVAPQTLAALQSYAAAIGLAFQVQDDILDITGDTATLGKPQGSDLALEKSTYPALLGLDNARELARELHDKALTALQSLPYNTDILEAFADYIIERTH; encoded by the coding sequence GTGACCCTGGACGACTTCACCCGCCTGCACCGCCAGCGCATCGACGACTGTCTCTCGGCGCAGCTTGACGCCCTTCCCCCCATGGCCCCCCGTCTGCGGGATGCCATGAAATACGGGCTGCTGCTCGGTGGCAAACGGGTGCGTCCCTTCCTGGTCTATGCCGTGGGCGAGATGCTGGGCGTTCCGAGTGAGCGACTCGACGGCCCCGCCGCCGCGGTGGAGTGCATCCACGCCTACTCCCTGCTGCACGACGACCTGCCCGCCATGGATGACGACGATCTGCGTCGCGGCCAACCGACGGTACACAAGGCTTTTGATGAAGGCACCGCCATCCTGGCGGGAGATGCCCTGCAGACCCTGGCGTTTTCCATCCTGGCCGACCACCCCCTTCCCGAGACGCTGCTGGCCAACCGGGTACGGATGCTGAGCACCCTGGCCCGTGCTTCCGGCTACCTCGGCATGTGCGGTGGTCAGGCACTGGATCTGGAAGCCGAGAGCCGCCGGGTCAGCCTCGCCGAACTCGAACAGGTGCATCGTCACAAGACCGGCGCCCTCATCGAATGCGCCGTCACCCTGGGTGCCCTGTGCAAGGAAGATGTCGCGCCACAGACCCTGGCCGCCCTGCAATCCTATGCGGCCGCCATCGGTCTCGCCTTCCAGGTGCAGGATGACATCCTCGACATCACCGGCGATACCGCGACCCTGGGCAAGCCGCAAGGCTCGGATCTGGCGCTGGAAAAGAGTACCTATCCGGCCCTGCTCGGACTCGACAATGCCCGTGAGCTGGCTCGCGAACTGCATGACAAGGCCTTAACAGCCCTGCAATCCTTGCCCTACAATACCGACATTCTGGAAGCGTTTGCCGATTACATCATCGAGCGAACCCACTAA
- the dxs gene encoding 1-deoxy-D-xylulose-5-phosphate synthase produces MSVDISEYPNLALADTPVELRSLPFERLPVLCNELREYLLRSVSRSSGHFASGLGTVELTVALHYVYNTPFDRLVWDVGHQAYPHKILTGRRDRIHTIRQKDGLHPFPWRDESEYDVLSVGHSSTSIGAALGMAVAAEHEGLGRKVVAVIGDGAITAGMAFEALNHAGDVHKDMLVVLNDNEMSISENVGALNNHLARLMSGKLYTTIREGGKKVLAGVPPVKELAKRAEEHLKGMVVPGTLFEEFGFNYIGPIDGHDIGALVETLRNMRNLKGPQLLHVKTKKGKGYEPAEKDPIGYHAVPKFNPDDCTLPKSSGGKPTFSAIFGQWLCDMAAKDEKLVGITPAMREGSGLVKFSQQYPDRYFDVAIAEQHAVTFAAGLAIADQKPVVAIYSSFLQRAYDQLIHDVALQKLPVLFAIDRAGLVGADGPTHQGAFDISFLRTVPNMVVMTPSDENECRQMLYTGYRCNLPAAVRYPRGSGCGIEVQNEMTALEIGKGRIVRDGKGIAILAFGTLLHQAKAAAEALDATLVDMRFVKPMDEALVLSLAATHDQFVTLEDNAIMGGAGSAVNELLMRSKQCKPVLNLGLPDRFIEQGTQEEIYTLLGLDGTGILASIEAWQQA; encoded by the coding sequence ATGAGCGTTGATATAAGCGAATACCCCAACCTGGCCCTCGCGGACACGCCGGTCGAATTGCGATCCCTGCCCTTCGAGCGCCTGCCCGTGCTGTGCAACGAGCTGCGCGAATACCTGCTGCGCTCGGTGAGCCGCTCCAGCGGTCACTTTGCCTCCGGTCTTGGCACCGTCGAGCTGACGGTCGCCCTGCACTATGTCTACAACACCCCCTTCGATCGGCTGGTCTGGGACGTGGGCCATCAGGCCTATCCCCACAAGATCCTGACCGGTCGGCGCGATCGCATTCACACCATCCGCCAGAAGGATGGTCTCCACCCCTTCCCCTGGCGCGACGAGAGCGAGTATGACGTCCTCAGTGTCGGCCACTCCAGCACCTCCATCGGTGCCGCGCTCGGCATGGCCGTTGCCGCCGAGCACGAAGGGCTGGGACGCAAGGTGGTCGCCGTCATCGGCGACGGGGCCATCACCGCCGGCATGGCGTTCGAGGCCCTCAACCACGCGGGCGACGTCCACAAGGACATGCTGGTGGTGCTCAATGACAACGAGATGTCCATTTCCGAGAATGTCGGGGCGCTGAACAACCACCTGGCCCGGCTGATGTCCGGCAAGCTCTACACCACCATCCGCGAGGGTGGCAAGAAGGTGCTGGCGGGGGTTCCCCCGGTCAAGGAGCTGGCCAAGCGGGCAGAAGAACATCTGAAAGGCATGGTGGTGCCCGGCACCCTGTTCGAGGAGTTCGGCTTCAACTATATCGGCCCCATCGACGGCCATGACATCGGCGCCCTGGTCGAGACCCTGCGCAACATGCGCAACCTCAAGGGTCCCCAGCTGCTGCACGTCAAGACCAAGAAGGGCAAGGGTTACGAGCCCGCCGAGAAGGATCCCATCGGTTATCACGCCGTGCCCAAGTTCAATCCGGACGACTGCACCCTGCCCAAGAGCAGCGGCGGCAAGCCGACCTTCTCCGCCATCTTCGGCCAGTGGCTGTGCGACATGGCCGCGAAGGACGAGAAGCTGGTCGGCATCACCCCCGCCATGCGCGAGGGCTCGGGGCTGGTCAAATTCAGCCAGCAGTATCCGGATCGCTATTTCGACGTGGCCATCGCCGAGCAGCATGCGGTCACCTTCGCCGCCGGGCTCGCCATCGCGGATCAGAAACCCGTGGTGGCTATTTACTCGAGCTTCCTGCAGCGGGCCTATGACCAGTTGATCCACGACGTGGCACTGCAGAAGCTGCCGGTGCTGTTTGCCATCGACCGGGCCGGTCTGGTGGGCGCCGACGGCCCCACCCATCAGGGGGCCTTCGACATCAGCTTCCTGCGCACCGTGCCGAACATGGTGGTGATGACCCCGTCCGATGAGAACGAGTGCCGCCAGATGCTCTACACCGGCTACCGGTGCAACCTGCCTGCGGCGGTGCGCTACCCCCGTGGCAGCGGCTGCGGCATCGAGGTCCAGAATGAGATGACGGCGCTGGAGATAGGCAAGGGTCGCATTGTCCGTGACGGCAAGGGCATCGCCATCCTGGCATTCGGTACCCTGCTGCACCAGGCCAAGGCCGCCGCCGAGGCGCTGGATGCCACCCTGGTGGACATGCGCTTCGTCAAACCCATGGACGAGGCGCTGGTGCTCTCCCTTGCCGCGACCCACGACCAATTCGTCACCCTGGAAGACAACGCCATCATGGGCGGCGCCGGCTCCGCGGTGAACGAGCTGCTGATGCGCAGCAAACAGTGCAAACCGGTACTGAATCTCGGGCTGCCAGACCGCTTTATCGAGCAAGGCACCCAGGAGGAGATCTACACCCTGCTGGGGCTCGATGGCACTGGTATCCTCGCCAGCATCGAGGCCTGGCAACAGGCCTGA
- a CDS encoding ABC transporter permease, with protein sequence MSKAMTASPSRWARFKNSDIVYYFLRDKVAMFSFAVFVVFVLGALLAPWLAPHNVYDLTSFDLMDAELPPSWLEGGEERFWLGTDNQGRDIWSTILYGARISLTIGLFAVALQLLLGIVIGLLAGYFGGRIDNLLMRFADVQLSFSTMMVAIIISAIFQATFGSEFYSKFAILMLVVIIGIAEWPQYARTVRASVLAEKKKEYVEAAQVMGFRAPRIMFRHILPNCLSPILVISTVQVANAIMSEAALSFLGLGMPVDQPSLGSLISVGFNYIFSGSWWITAFPGICLVVLVLVINLLGDWLRDVFNPKIYKG encoded by the coding sequence ATGAGTAAGGCTATGACTGCAAGCCCAAGCCGTTGGGCACGTTTCAAGAACTCTGACATCGTCTACTACTTCCTGCGGGACAAGGTAGCCATGTTCAGCTTCGCGGTGTTTGTGGTGTTCGTGCTGGGGGCCCTGCTGGCGCCCTGGCTGGCCCCCCATAACGTCTACGATCTGACCAGCTTCGATCTGATGGATGCGGAACTGCCACCCTCCTGGCTGGAAGGGGGCGAGGAGCGCTTCTGGCTCGGCACCGACAACCAGGGCCGCGATATCTGGAGCACAATTCTGTACGGTGCCCGCATCTCCCTGACCATCGGCCTGTTCGCGGTGGCACTGCAGTTGCTGCTCGGCATCGTCATCGGCCTGCTGGCGGGCTATTTCGGTGGCCGTATCGACAACCTGCTGATGCGTTTTGCCGATGTGCAGCTCTCTTTCTCCACCATGATGGTGGCCATCATCATCTCCGCCATCTTCCAGGCGACCTTTGGCTCGGAGTTTTACTCCAAGTTCGCCATCCTGATGCTGGTGGTGATCATCGGTATCGCCGAATGGCCGCAATATGCCCGGACGGTGCGCGCCTCGGTGCTGGCCGAGAAGAAGAAGGAGTATGTGGAAGCGGCCCAGGTGATGGGGTTCCGTGCCCCGCGCATCATGTTCCGCCACATTCTGCCGAACTGCCTGTCGCCCATCCTGGTCATCTCCACCGTGCAGGTGGCGAACGCCATCATGAGTGAGGCCGCGCTCTCCTTCCTGGGGCTCGGCATGCCGGTGGATCAGCCGTCTCTGGGGTCCCTCATCAGTGTGGGCTTCAACTACATCTTCTCCGGCTCCTGGTGGATCACCGCCTTCCCGGGGATCTGCCTGGTGGTGCTGGTGCTGGTGATCAACCTGCTTGGTGACTGGCTGCGGGATGTGTTCAACCCCAAGATCTACAAAGGCTAA
- a CDS encoding ABC transporter permease encodes MFTFLLKRFYQAVIVMFVISLVAFSIQDNLGDPLRELVGQSVSESVRQELRDKMGLNDPFLVKYSRFLQNAVQGDLGTSYFFKRPALEVILDKLVATLELVFAAAIIIVVVSIPLGVYSAIRPRSVLTKLIMAVSSIGISIPVFLTAIMLMYLFSIQLGWLPAYGRGETYNLLGWESGFFTWDGILHLILPAVSLSSIMLPLFIRLVRSEMLEQLSSEYVKFARAKGLDNNKVYYQHALKNTMLPVITVGGVQIGTMVAYTILTESVFQWPGTGFLFLEAIHRVDTPLITAYVIFVGLIFVVTNTLVDLLYGFINPTVNLTAKG; translated from the coding sequence ATGTTTACATTCCTGCTGAAACGGTTCTATCAGGCCGTGATAGTGATGTTCGTCATCAGCCTGGTCGCCTTCTCCATCCAGGACAACCTGGGGGATCCGCTGCGCGAGCTGGTGGGACAATCCGTCTCCGAGTCCGTGCGCCAGGAGCTGCGCGACAAGATGGGCCTCAACGATCCCTTTTTGGTGAAATACAGCCGCTTCTTGCAGAACGCGGTGCAGGGGGATCTGGGCACTTCCTACTTCTTCAAGCGACCGGCTCTCGAGGTGATCCTCGACAAGCTGGTGGCTACCCTTGAGCTGGTGTTTGCCGCCGCCATCATCATCGTCGTTGTCTCCATTCCGCTGGGGGTATATTCGGCGATCAGGCCACGCAGCGTGCTCACCAAGCTCATCATGGCGGTCAGCAGCATCGGTATCTCGATCCCGGTCTTCCTGACGGCCATCATGTTGATGTATCTCTTCTCCATCCAGCTGGGCTGGCTGCCGGCCTATGGCCGTGGCGAGACCTACAACCTGCTGGGCTGGGAGTCGGGCTTCTTCACCTGGGACGGGATCTTGCACCTGATCCTGCCCGCGGTGTCGCTCTCCTCCATCATGCTGCCGCTGTTCATCCGGCTGGTGCGCTCAGAGATGCTGGAGCAACTCTCCTCCGAGTACGTCAAGTTTGCCCGCGCCAAGGGGCTGGACAACAACAAGGTCTACTATCAGCACGCCCTGAAGAACACCATGCTGCCGGTCATCACCGTCGGCGGCGTGCAGATCGGTACCATGGTGGCCTACACCATTCTGACCGAGAGCGTATTCCAGTGGCCGGGGACCGGCTTCCTGTTCCTCGAGGCAATCCACCGGGTCGATACGCCGCTCATCACCGCCTACGTCATCTTCGTGGGTCTCATCTTCGTGGTGACCAATACCCTGGTCGACCTGCTTTACGGGTTCATCAACCCGACCGTTAACTTGACCGCCAAGGGGTAA
- a CDS encoding ABC transporter substrate-binding protein, whose translation MKKGLSKIAMALFAAGLAFNVSAADIKVAVASDATSLDPQEQLSGQTLEMSHLVFDPLMRYTQDLQFEPRLAEKYERIDDKTVRFHLRKGVKFHSGNDFTADDVVWTVNRLKASPDFKAIFDPIAEVKKVDDFTVDLITAKPFPLVLQTVTYIFPMDSKFYTGKDEAGKDKAEIVKNGDSYASTHVSGTGPFSVKFREQGVKLEYVRNANYWDKASKGNVQNLTVVPIKEDATRVAALLGGDVDMIYPVAPNDLERVKNGKDSQLVTLSGTRAIIIELNQNTNPALKDKRVRQAINYAINQVGIVDKINKGFGTPAGQLSPKGYAGYNEALKPQYDLAKAKELMKEAGYEKGFKVSFISPAARYVNDVKIAQAVSAMLSKINIKVDLKTMPVAQYWPEFDKCASDMQLIGWHADTEDTANFFEFLTFTKDAKTGMGQYNCGGYANAEADKMVMDANTETDPAKRAAILQKVEAMLIDDAAYVPLHWEDLAYGAKKNVDIKPVVNVMNFPYLGDLVVNK comes from the coding sequence ATGAAGAAAGGATTATCCAAGATCGCCATGGCGCTGTTCGCCGCTGGCCTCGCGTTCAACGTCTCTGCCGCTGACATCAAGGTAGCCGTCGCCTCCGACGCCACCTCGCTGGATCCGCAGGAGCAGCTCTCCGGTCAGACCCTGGAGATGTCTCACCTGGTGTTCGATCCCCTGATGCGTTACACCCAGGATCTGCAATTCGAGCCGCGTCTGGCCGAAAAGTATGAGCGTATCGACGACAAGACCGTACGTTTCCACCTGCGCAAGGGCGTCAAGTTCCACTCCGGCAACGACTTCACCGCCGATGACGTGGTGTGGACCGTCAACCGTCTGAAGGCCTCCCCGGACTTCAAGGCCATCTTCGACCCCATCGCCGAAGTGAAGAAGGTGGATGATTTCACCGTGGATCTCATCACCGCCAAGCCGTTCCCGCTGGTGCTGCAGACCGTCACCTACATCTTCCCGATGGACTCCAAGTTCTACACCGGCAAGGATGAAGCCGGCAAAGACAAGGCCGAGATCGTCAAGAACGGCGACTCCTACGCCTCCACCCACGTCTCCGGTACCGGCCCGTTCAGCGTCAAGTTCCGTGAGCAGGGCGTGAAGCTGGAATACGTGCGCAACGCCAACTACTGGGACAAGGCCTCCAAGGGCAACGTCCAGAACCTGACCGTGGTGCCGATCAAGGAAGACGCGACCCGCGTAGCCGCCCTGCTGGGTGGTGACGTTGACATGATCTACCCGGTTGCCCCGAACGATCTGGAGCGTGTGAAGAACGGCAAGGATTCCCAGCTGGTGACCCTGTCCGGTACCCGCGCCATCATCATCGAGCTGAACCAGAACACCAACCCGGCGCTGAAAGACAAGCGCGTGCGTCAGGCGATCAACTACGCCATCAACCAGGTGGGTATCGTCGACAAGATCAACAAAGGCTTCGGCACCCCGGCCGGCCAGCTGAGCCCGAAAGGCTATGCCGGCTACAACGAGGCGCTCAAGCCCCAGTATGATCTGGCCAAGGCCAAGGAGCTGATGAAGGAAGCCGGTTACGAGAAAGGCTTCAAGGTGAGCTTCATCTCCCCGGCCGCCCGCTACGTCAACGACGTCAAGATCGCCCAGGCTGTCTCCGCCATGCTGTCCAAGATCAACATCAAGGTGGATCTGAAGACCATGCCGGTGGCCCAGTACTGGCCGGAGTTTGACAAGTGCGCCTCCGACATGCAGCTGATCGGCTGGCACGCGGATACCGAAGATACTGCGAACTTCTTCGAGTTCCTGACCTTCACCAAGGATGCCAAGACCGGCATGGGTCAGTACAACTGCGGCGGTTATGCCAACGCAGAAGCTGACAAGATGGTGATGGATGCGAACACCGAGACCGATCCGGCCAAGCGCGCCGCCATCCTGCAGAAGGTGGAAGCCATGCTGATCGACGACGCCGCCTATGTGCCGCTGCACTGGGAAGATCTGGCCTACGGTGCCAAGAAGAACGTCGATATCAAGCCGGTGGTCAACGTGATGAACTTCCCTTACCTGGGTGACCTGGTGGTCAACAAGTAA
- a CDS encoding ABC transporter ATP-binding protein, translating to MSLLEVKNLRIEYPSRYGVLAAVKDLSFSVEKGEVVGVVGESGAGKSTIGNAVIDLLSPPGRIARGDIYLNGELISGKSQNEMRAIRGSRIGFIFQDPMTSLNPLFTVEHQLVETILANTELSREAALAKALELMAAVGIPQPEVRIKQYPHQFSGGMRQRVVIAIALSGDPELIIADEPTTALDVSIQDQILQLIRTLCKERQVGCMLVTHDMGVVSNVTDKVAVMYRGDLVEFGTTEQVLGAPNHPYTRSLISAVPRSDVKLVRFPLVSYIEEAGAADTSIDLKTHWLGQSQDERAYEGALLRVENVDLRFVTKNSIFPSRRQFVHACNNINFEIFEGETFGLVGESGSGKSTIARAITGLYPPDSGNIVFEGIDLTALKSEHARRPLRRQMQMVFQNPYSSMNPRMKVRDIIAEPIRFHKLASSESQIEGIVSDLLDHVGLGRGAGVKYPHEFSGGQRQRISIARALATRPRFLICDEPTSALDVSVQAQILNLLKDLQQELGLTMLFISHDLPVIRQMCDRIGVMRHGHLVEVAETEKLFTNAEHEYSRKLISLMPEFKGMSREGLEIAS from the coding sequence ATGTCCTTGCTCGAAGTGAAAAACTTGCGGATCGAGTACCCCTCCCGCTACGGGGTGCTGGCCGCGGTGAAGGATCTCTCTTTTTCTGTCGAAAAGGGGGAGGTCGTCGGAGTGGTCGGTGAGTCAGGTGCCGGCAAATCCACCATCGGCAATGCCGTCATCGATCTGTTGAGCCCGCCCGGTCGCATCGCCCGTGGCGATATCTATCTCAACGGCGAACTCATCTCTGGCAAGAGCCAGAACGAGATGCGAGCCATCCGCGGCTCTCGCATCGGCTTCATCTTCCAGGATCCCATGACGTCCCTCAACCCGCTGTTCACCGTCGAACATCAGCTGGTTGAAACCATCCTGGCCAATACCGAACTCTCTCGCGAGGCCGCCCTTGCCAAGGCCCTCGAGTTGATGGCTGCGGTCGGGATCCCGCAACCGGAAGTACGCATCAAGCAGTACCCTCACCAGTTCTCCGGCGGCATGCGTCAGCGGGTGGTCATCGCCATCGCCCTCTCCGGCGATCCCGAGCTCATCATCGCCGATGAGCCGACCACGGCGCTGGACGTCTCCATTCAGGATCAGATCCTCCAGCTCATCCGCACCCTGTGCAAGGAGCGTCAGGTGGGTTGCATGCTGGTGACCCACGACATGGGCGTGGTCTCCAACGTCACTGACAAGGTGGCGGTCATGTATCGCGGGGATCTGGTGGAGTTCGGCACCACAGAACAGGTACTGGGGGCCCCGAACCATCCCTATACCCGCAGCCTCATCTCGGCGGTGCCCCGCTCCGATGTGAAGCTGGTGCGCTTCCCCCTGGTCTCCTACATCGAAGAGGCGGGTGCGGCGGATACCAGCATCGATCTCAAGACCCACTGGCTCGGCCAGAGTCAGGATGAGCGCGCCTATGAAGGGGCGCTGCTGCGGGTGGAGAACGTGGATCTGAGGTTCGTCACCAAGAACTCCATCTTCCCGAGCCGTCGCCAGTTCGTGCACGCCTGCAACAACATCAATTTCGAGATCTTCGAGGGCGAGACCTTCGGTCTGGTGGGGGAGTCCGGTTCCGGCAAGTCCACCATCGCCCGCGCCATCACCGGTCTCTATCCGCCTGATAGCGGCAACATCGTGTTCGAGGGCATCGATCTCACCGCCCTGAAAAGCGAGCATGCCCGTCGTCCGCTGCGCCGCCAGATGCAGATGGTGTTCCAGAACCCTTACTCGTCCATGAACCCGCGCATGAAGGTGCGTGACATCATCGCCGAGCCCATCCGCTTCCATAAGCTGGCGAGCAGCGAGAGCCAGATCGAGGGCATCGTCAGCGATCTGCTGGATCACGTGGGGCTGGGCCGCGGTGCCGGGGTCAAGTATCCCCACGAGTTCTCCGGTGGCCAGCGTCAGCGCATCTCCATTGCCCGTGCCTTGGCGACCCGCCCGCGCTTCCTCATCTGCGACGAGCCCACCTCGGCGCTGGACGTCTCGGTGCAGGCCCAGATCCTCAACCTGCTCAAAGACTTGCAGCAGGAACTCGGGCTCACCATGCTGTTCATCAGTCACGATTTGCCGGTCATCCGCCAGATGTGCGATCGCATCGGGGTGATGCGTCACGGTCATCTGGTGGAAGTGGCCGAGACCGAGAAACTCTTTACCAATGCCGAGCATGAGTACAGCCGCAAGCTGATTTCCCTCATGCCGGAATTTAAGGGAATGTCCCGCGAGGGGCTGGAGATCGCAAGCTAG
- a CDS encoding phosphatidylglycerophosphatase A family protein, whose translation MIKPELKRLNLRNPRHLLAVGFGAGLSPWAPGTMGTLVAVPLYWLVSGLSTPWFIALLAVGFLVGIWLCQGATDAIGMPDHGAIVWDEVIGFGVTMIAAPAGWAWILAGFVLFRLFDVIKPWPISWFDRRIHGGLGIMLDDLIAGLFALCCMQLLAYWVH comes from the coding sequence ATGATAAAACCCGAACTGAAACGGCTGAACCTGAGAAACCCGCGCCATCTGCTGGCGGTGGGCTTTGGCGCCGGGCTCTCTCCCTGGGCACCGGGCACCATGGGGACGCTGGTGGCAGTCCCGCTCTATTGGCTGGTGAGCGGGCTCTCCACCCCCTGGTTCATCGCCCTGCTGGCGGTGGGCTTCCTGGTGGGGATCTGGCTCTGTCAGGGAGCCACCGACGCCATCGGCATGCCGGATCACGGCGCCATCGTCTGGGACGAGGTGATTGGCTTTGGCGTCACAATGATAGCGGCCCCGGCCGGCTGGGCCTGGATACTGGCCGGTTTCGTGCTGTTTCGGCTGTTCGACGTGATCAAGCCCTGGCCCATCTCCTGGTTCGATCGCCGCATCCACGGCGGTCTTGGCATCATGCTGGACGATCTCATCGCCGGCCTGTTCGCCCTGTGCTGCATGCAGCTGTTGGCGTACTGGGTGCACTGA
- the thiL gene encoding thiamine-phosphate kinase, whose protein sequence is MGEFELIEKYFKVPHARKDVVLGPGDDCALLTLPADTMLAVSTDTLVSGVHFFPDMDPVDLGYKALAVNLSDLAAMGAEPRWVSMALTLPAINEAWVAGFAEGFLELAEYYNVALVGGDMTRGPLSITVSVKGSVPTGRALLRSGAKAGDGIYVTGTLGDAALALSHLLGKRVLNENQLAAVLPRLDHPHPRILAGQALRGLANSALDLSDGLASDLGHILKASGVRAQIDLNLLPLSPVLQDAVFAEAAWQLALAGGDDYELCFTVPQEHHGALDTALANCGVKFTRIGRILAGEPGIDYLLDDQPVALELKGWDHFA, encoded by the coding sequence ATGGGTGAATTTGAGCTGATTGAGAAGTACTTCAAGGTCCCCCACGCCCGCAAGGATGTGGTGCTGGGCCCGGGAGATGATTGCGCCCTGCTGACCCTGCCTGCGGATACCATGCTTGCGGTAAGCACGGATACCTTGGTGAGCGGCGTCCACTTTTTCCCCGACATGGATCCGGTGGATCTCGGCTACAAGGCGCTGGCGGTCAACCTGTCCGATCTCGCTGCCATGGGCGCCGAGCCGCGCTGGGTCTCCATGGCCCTGACCCTGCCCGCCATCAACGAGGCCTGGGTCGCCGGTTTTGCCGAGGGATTCCTGGAACTCGCCGAGTACTACAACGTGGCCCTGGTGGGGGGAGACATGACCCGCGGGCCCCTCTCTATCACCGTCTCGGTGAAGGGATCCGTGCCCACCGGCCGCGCCCTGCTGCGCAGCGGCGCCAAGGCGGGGGACGGCATCTATGTGACCGGCACCCTGGGGGATGCGGCCCTCGCCCTTTCCCATCTGCTCGGCAAGCGGGTATTGAACGAGAACCAGCTGGCGGCCGTGCTGCCCAGGCTCGATCATCCCCATCCCCGCATCCTGGCGGGTCAGGCCCTGCGCGGGCTGGCAAACAGCGCGCTGGATCTCTCCGACGGCCTGGCCTCGGATCTCGGCCACATCCTCAAGGCCTCCGGCGTGCGGGCCCAGATCGATCTCAACCTGTTGCCCCTCTCACCGGTGTTGCAGGATGCGGTCTTTGCCGAGGCGGCCTGGCAACTGGCGCTGGCGGGTGGCGATGACTACGAGCTCTGCTTCACCGTGCCCCAGGAGCATCACGGTGCCCTGGACACGGCGCTGGCCAACTGCGGGGTCAAGTTTACCCGCATCGGCCGCATCCTGGCCGGGGAGCCTGGCATCGACTATCTGCTGGACGATCAACCGGTGGCGCTGGAGCTCAAGGGATGGGATCACTTCGCATGA